CAAAAATCCAACTCAATCGTTTAACACAAGACCAAGCATCCAAACACACTTTAAGCTAGCACACTCTAACGATGACGATGCTAACGATTACAAGAATTTAAACTTAACACTCCTAAATCCTAAAGATCTTCTGCAGCGGCGCCGGGTGAGTCGTAGTGGGGGCGCTTGGGTGATGGTGATGAAACTGGATACTCCACATCCTCTAGCGGTGGAGGTGCTCCTGTTGCAGAAACCACTAGTCGATCCCTCTCCCACCTAACTTCATGCAGCTCTTGTTGAGTAGCATAGAGAGCATTGTTAGTCTATTTCAAGGCGGTGAGAGTTGCAGATAGATACTTTCGGAGGTAGTCCATTGCCATGTCAAGTCCATCGTGCGAAGCTATGAAAGTCCTTGCTTCACCACTGGCCCTGGACGGAATGTACCGGCGATAGGTATGCTGCAGCCATGAACGTTCCTTGTGAGAGAGAACCTCAAGCGCTCTCCTAGCTGCCTCGGCTATGCCGGCCTCCAGGGTCATCCTCATTGCTACATCATGGTGAACAGACACCACCTCCCATCCTCTTTCATGCTCCTCATAGAGGGTAACCTTCACCTCCCAGAACGTAGGGTAGCGGGGGTGTGTGTACCATGCGCACTTGTAGGTAGGCCTCATGACATTTCCCAAATGGTGCCAGGTCCATCTCATCATGTCAGCCATAGGAACTCCTTGTCCAAGGTCCTCCTTCATCCACTTGGTCCACTTCTTGGGCTCAGGAGTTTGTGCAGCTACTTCTGGTTCAGGCTCTGGATCAGACGGCTCGGACGGATCTGACTCTGGATTTGAATCTGGGTCAGCATCCGATACGTCGACGATGTCAGGTGCTAGTGCTGGTGCTGGAGCTGGCGCAGGTACTGGAGCTGGTGCTGGCTCCTGCTCCACGGGTACGGCATCCTCGTCAGTCACATCCCCCGGGTGCTGAAAGTAGTAGACCTCCTCTTCTCTAGGCTCCATGGGGTGATACTGCATGATGCCGTGGCGCGGGGGTCGGGTGCTCTTGCGAGCTGTTCTCCTGGTGCGAGCCATCTAACAGAAGAAAGAAGATGGAATTAATTTAGAACAAAATTTTGAATGAACAAGGATAGACGCAAAATAAAGGATTAAGATAGAAGCATAGCAATAAGGATAAGGTAAAATCAAGGTTAAGATTATTTAAACAGATTTAAATTAAGGAGTAAgtaggaatggctactagataATTATAATTCTTAATTGtgaccattttctaactagtctaacgtcctacagtcaacacggctctgataccacttctgtcacacTCGGTTCTAtccttaaaaccgggtgtgacaataacccaagtatagcagctaagcatagctttCCAACAGAATGATAAATTCAGGTTGACAAGAAATGAttataaaaactaggcaaaccttattAGGACCCAtcaagcatatgcaatagtgattaaataaagttattgggataaaagcacaaggacacacttgcctttctatAAGTAGTGTTGCTGCTCAGAATGTCTTCAACTTCTTGCTCTCGAATGTCCTTGAAGTACGTTCTACTCGCATCAATCATCCAAGACAAACATCCAGAGCacgcacatacaagcaaacaaatgaaataaattaaaaacagtacaccaatcatcaaaCTAAATTATTCTACGTATTGATATGATCACGTGAGCGCAAGAATTGCTAAGTTCGAATTTGAAACAAGAaagatatgagataaacaaaGTTGTGAACGAAATAAACATATTTCAGAAACATGGAGGTAAAAAGAAATTAGAAATCATTGAGCAAGAGAGATGTCAAACATGACCCAAGAAATAAGGAAAGAGATAAATGTAGTGAATAATAAGAGCTATGAAGTTAGCAAAGTAACGGTGGGCAAGGTTTGTAGTACTTGAAATAAAATATACTACAAATCAATGATGATAAGCATAAGACTTCGGATCTTTAATCATGCTGGAAATATGTAGAACCaaattattttgctaaagaaaagGTCAATGTTTATTGCATAATATGCATGGCATCAACGCGTACATATTGAGCTTGTACGAAGTCAAGTACATTGGTTGATTAGCGGCAGAACAACTGGCGATGGCCTCGTTGTACTGCACACAAAAGTATGCATCGCATGGCTACCCGTAACTCATCCAGGGGCATTACCATGCTTTGCTTGCAGGCGTGCATGGCTTGTGGATAGCTTTGGTAGAAGGTCTGTCTTGGCAGGGCAGCAAAAGGCATCTGCTCGACGCGCAGACAGCAGCAGCTGCCGACGGCACAGGCGGGGACGTTCATCCCGATCTGCAGACGAACGATCGGCGACGAGTGGAGACCAAACCTGACGATGACATCTATGGTTCAACCTCAGCGTGGACATGCTTCTGCTCCTCCTGCAGCAGCTCGGTCATGGACGGCGACCACGCTGGTGCTCCTCGTGGTGAAGTCCTCCCCGGCGGCCGGAAGAACACCGCCGACGGCTTCTTCAAGCCACGTCGCTCCAGTGGACGGCCGGCATCAGGAACCGGTGGCGGACCTGCAGCTCGATGGCGCGGAGCTCTAGGCGGTGGCGGCCCGGCACGTGAGGCATGAGGGGGGCGgtggcacggccggcggcggtgcggctcCGCGCTAGGCGAGGTGGCGGTGcaagggagcagcagcagggctgCGGGGCGCTCGTCGGTGGCTTTATATAGAGCGCAGGGCTGCGCCTGCCCAGCTAGGCACGCACGCCCAGAAGGCCAGAGCGGCAGCGACGGCCAGATGGGCCTCGGTCGGGCCGAAGCACGCCGGCTGGACGGGCCATAGAGGATCGGGCACCAAGGGCTCGGCCCAAAGGGTTAGGATaggattttttttcagaattaatttctcatgaaaagaaaaattcaggAAATCTTGATAATACATTTAAGCCatgaaaaatactctgaaaatccTAAAATTTCCAGGACAATCCAAagaaaatacttggagctcgtgaaaataattttaaatccttccaaaaattggatttaactctagaaaaaatgagaataaattccagcaAAAGCTGCATGGACATCGTCTAAAcgtatttttgaaaattttgcactcaagaaaaatcaagatgcatcggcatgaatgcacagacacagAATAACAAGATCTAATTTCAagaacaaacaattattttttccCTATACTAAATTTActgcaaagaaaaataaatgccaggaaaaattttaaaattatgagaaattCATGGttatttattccttttaatcgcatcctgaaattcaaaaatttcagggtgtgacagaATGCAACTCTCACTTCTCGAGTCAGACAGTTTCAAGTTGACTCCAAATAaatttagtataaaaatatattacatgattaatctattgatatttattttctaccataaatattagtactattttgtataaatttggtgaaatttaaaattggttgaCTTCTTAGAAagtgagagttgcattctttttgggacggagggggtatttcctttctttttcttgcacAACATGAGATTACTTGGACGCAGCATAATTCTCAAGTCTCCAATGTTGCGTGTGGTCCTGATAATCAGACCCCATTTGTCAATATCTTGAAGCAGGAGCAGTGCTAGCGGCCTGTGGAAATGTCAAAGACAAAAAGCTGTCACGTCAGCCAAGAACCGGAACCAGTTTGTTGACAAGCTCGTCTTCACAATTCTAGACAACCTGTTTATGTTCCAGAACGTGTTCCATCTCAGTGCAAGCATCATCTCTCCATTCCAACTGAGCCAAAGAGACGCTGCAATAATCTGCAAGGACTCCAGAGCGACCAGAGGAACGGGAGGTTTCATTTGAGCACGACTTCAGTAACAGGCTTCATGTTTCGTGGCTATAGCGATGAAGATAAACTGCACAGTGACACTTTAAGGACAATAATAAGTTTTTTGCGGGTATAAGGACAATATAATAAGTTGAGGTACAAGTCAAAACAATCTGTGTTGAAGAAAAGTATTGTTTACATTAATATCCAAAAAAGACATATAATGGTACAACAGCTCGCAGGCACACATTAACAAGTAGTACCTAATACTCGCCATTTATTTTATAAATCGTAGCATAGAAACTAAAAACATGTAGTTATATGCAAGATGCATATAACCAAAACTCTCGGTACAACAAAACTAAAACATTGATTACTTAGTTCTGGTTATTCTCCCAGAATTGAGCTTGGAGCCAATCGATTGTTCCCTTTTGCACCTGGAATGCCTTGGCCAAGACATCATCTGAGATCGGTGGCTTTGATCCAAAAACTGCATTAGCGATGGTAATAGCCCCAGGGTTCTGGCTGCTGAGCGCGGCAATAGCAACTGCTGGCTTGTGATAGTCCGGGTTGAACTGGAAGTGGATGAGCCCTTGGGGGAATACAAACACATCACCCTTGTTGAGGACCTTGGCAAAAAGCGTGTTGTTTGGGTTGGAAGTGACAAACCCAACGTAGAGAGTCCCCTCGAGCACCGTGAGAATCTCAGTGGCACGGGGGTGGGTGTGCGGTGGGTTTTGACCTAAGGGTGCATAGTCAATGCGAGCCAGAGAGATGCCTAGAGTGTTCAGGCCAGGGAGCTGCAAGGCACTGATCAGTGTGACAACTGATCCCACCTTGCTATGCATGGTGTCCCTAGGCTTGTCCAGGTTTGCTGCCTTGAAAAAGTCATCTGGGTTCACGGCCATGGGGTCCTTGCAAACAAATCCATTCACCTTCACTGCACAGACAGATGAAAAAATGGTACACAGATCATAAGTTCTTTTGGAGCAGACATAAAAAAGCTTTTTGTATGTAGGTGTATGTTCTCACAAATTATTGCTATTCCTGTGATCAGCGATTTAGTTAAAGAACACGCAACGACTAAAAGTGAGTGCATTCATACCAGGAGAGTGCATGTCGGCGACACAGAAGTCCTGAAGGGGGCTGGGGTCAGAAGCAATGGCCCGAGAAATGACAATTGCGAAGAAGGCTGCTAGAAGAAAGTAGGAGGAGGCAGCCATTTGAGTTTCTCTCTGTTTTGGTTTTGAGCTATCTGAAGTAGACAATTCCGCTGCTTGTGTTTATGTCTGTTTTGTTGATCCTCTGGGCATGAGATGGTGTGCTTATATAGAGCCTGCCACAGCATGTGGCAACGTGAAGATAACGACTGATGAATAAGTCTTTGTTGAACCTACCAACAGAAGAAACGGTCTCTGGTAGAAGCTGCTGATGAAACAACACAATTATTTTATATGAAGAACATTTCAAAGCTACCTCCACCTTCTATATTTTTACACTCTACTAACAATCCTGACATGTTCTTTTTACTCCTATCAGAACATTAGAAAAATGCAtgccctttcttttcttatgtTTTAGGGATGCAGCTTGAAGATGGTTgcactttttttcaaaaaaaattccaaattatagaGTAAATAATCTGAATAAGTGAGATTTCCAGTAGTCACAAAATAGTGCTCAAGATCCACAACAAAAATATTAAAGATGACGATAAATTATTTCTTGATGTGTAGTGGTTTGTTAATTGTTACTGTGCAAGGTACTTATATTGTACATCCATATGGTTCAAAAAGAAAGTGTGTCCCCGTCCATTATTTACTTAAttaattgataaaaaaaattattttatggGGACGATTCAATTTTTGAAACCAAAACGGACAGAGTCACGCGATATGAGACCGGGCCTAGCATGCGTAGCTGGTGCACTGTGATACGCTTGTGTAAACTAGAAAAATGGTATGGTGATGCACCGGTCCATCAATGCTTGCACTCACGTATGTATAGAAAGAGTCAACAGTGTGAAGGAGAAAAACAAGATTTGATCCAGTGCAGTACATTTGGTACCAAAAGGGCGAGAAACTTGTACTAGGGTCTACTACCAGATAAAAAAATGTGTGATCTCTGCCTCTTCAACTCCTTGACTTGTTCATAGCACACCCGTATCTGCTGCTCCTTCTGAGGCAACTTGCAGCTGCATGTGAAAGTGTTGTTTAATTTAGGCCATCTATTCGGCTGCTACTTTGCGGTTTAGTATTTGTTAATACGTATCATATATAGCGTATGAACAACGTACAGGATTAGGTAACGGTTGATCATGCTTTAAATTAAAGGTGGTAATAACTCATTATGGAAAATACCGAAGTATCACAAAAATGTATTTTTTATGTCCGGTATTATTAAGTCTAAAATAACGAACATGTTTGTCCTTCAAATAAGTATCAATATCTTAGAGGTGTCCTAAGTTGGTTACACAAAAACCGGGTGAGGTAATTTCTTCGTCATGGTGGTTCTGTTTCATGAGGTTTGTATAATGTTTTATAATTGAAGAAAACTTTTGTGAtagaaaatattttatttgcCGTTGTTCTTACGGTATGAATCCCTTCAATATGAACAAGACCAATGCAAAAATTCACCATAACGACGACGTAGAAAACACAAGACACAATAACCTCTGACATCATATATGATTTCATATCTAAATACAGAGCACAAGAAAGAGAAAACATAGACAATATGCGTAAGAAGGAGAATCTCTATATTCAGTGACGTGAAACAAAATCGCATCACTAATCACTTATTAGTGATGATGGATATGTAGTTGAAACAGTACCACGTCATTAATGTTAGGTGACAAGTCATTAGTGACCGCATATATGTGGAGAAGGGTCGTCACTAATATTGTTCCATATCTATCACTGACGTGGTTCATTTAACCTCCAACACACATGCGCGCGGCTGTGCCACCCTAGCTACATACCCATCCCGGTGCGTGCAATGCATTCTAGCTGCCCCAGTGCTGTTGCCTTCCACCGCTTCTTGCCTAACTGATCTCGCAGCCGTGTTCCTGCAGAAGCTGGATCAGCTGCGGAACGAGCGCCAACCTGCAGCATCTCAATCTGTAGCATCTCGAGCTCCTGGGCCACTGCGGCGAGGTGCCCAACGTCTATGACATCAATAGCCTTCTCTATAATCACACTAGGGGCATCTCTCCCGACAATAAGACGCACGAACATTACAAATTAGATTTCATCAATTTCTACGCAAGGATATACATGGTAGTAGTACAGTAATGAAATGAAAGATAATATGAAACAAGTAGCTAGGAATATAATGTTCAATCGAGACTGTAGGATGAAGTAAGTCAAGTCAGTGCACTTAAAAAGTAAGTCAATTCAGAATTCAAACAAACAACGATGCGAAGGTAATACCATATTATGCTTGCACATTAGGTTCttattaaaaacatatttatcGATGTGAGCAATAGCTATGCAGCCAATCAACTAGTCAAGGTCTTTAAGTAGACAATCAAGGTCATCCACCAGCTGATTCTTCAATGGGAACTCGAATATATCATCCATTGCtgaaaaaattaataaaaacaTTAGCATGTAGACACACAGTAATGTAGAAGTAAAATGAAACGAAATCATGTGTAATCAGAAGAAAACTTCAAAGAAGAAGCATACCTGCTGCAGGATCGGCCTCTGCTTGATTGTCTTCTTGGGCGTTTGCAGGGTTCTGTTGCTGCACGAGGCCTGCTGGAATATTATGTCATAGAAGTTTTAGGTATCCAATGCACTCTTTGAAGGGTCCACAACTGGATATGGATTACAGTTTTACCTGCTTGTTCCTCCAAAATGTTTTGTTCATTATTCACAGCATTTGGTTCTTCTGCAAAACctagaaaaaataattacataTTAGCAGGCATCACAataatgtaaaaaaaattgcatggaACAATTAAATGAAACCGTAATCAAAATAAGATTTCAATGGAGTTAAAAACCTGCAGGATCTCCGGCATTTGCAAGTTTCTGTTGTGGTGCTATGCCTACAAAAATATTATTACATTATAAAAGTCCTAGTTCTCCACTGCACTCTTTGAAGcgtaaaaaattatatttaccAAATTGTTCCTCGGGAATATCATCTAGTTCATTGTTTACAATATTTGGTTCTTTTGGCAAACCTAGAAAACAAGCAATACAGATTAGCATATCACCACAATGGTCGCCATAATTAAATGGAATAATAATGTAAAAACAATTCGAAAGGAGCAACAACATTACCTGCAGAATCTTCCAGAATGTCTTCACTGTTTGCTAAGttttgtttctccatgatgCCTAGTATTATATATAGAACACTTAGTTTTCAAATGCAGTCTTTGAAGTGTCTGATTCAATGAGTTACAATGTTAGTATGTTGCCTGTATGCTCCTCTTGAATAGGGTGCTCATTGTTAACACTATCTGGTTTCTTTGCAAAACCTGGAAAAATACATTGAAAAAAGTCAAGGCACAATTTCATGTGCCTACATCACACAGTACTTAAAAAGGATGTATGTTTCATCAATTCCATTATTTGGTTCACTGGAGGCATAAAAAGTACCGTTTCCCTCCCTTATAAGTTTATGATTTGGTATAGAAAAACTCCAGATTAGTGGAAGGTACATGGGTTTTGTTGATCCCAAAGATGCACTTAACTAAATTACCATTGACAATCTTGAATTATCCTTCAAGGGAAGTTACTTATTAGTCTATGTGCTCCCtttaaattaaaataaatagtagaGATTCTCTACTTCATCCTCATTTCTAGATTCTGCTCAGCTACTACACATGGACATGATACCCCCTAAGACACATGTCACCATACATCATGTGGCAAATCTTTCAGCACTATTGAATTGAAAATCTTTAGAATTCCTTCACCAAAAGAGGCAGATAACAACTCATGAAATTAATTACATCCACAATGTACCTGATTGTTGCTTCATGTCATGTGCACCCGGAACATCAAGCAGCAGCAAATCTTTTTGCCCTGTAATGTTATTAATTATTGGATCAATGTAAGTATATCTATTTACATTTCATGACTTCTTTAGTAGGAAAGAAGACTATATTCTTCATTCGAAGAAAAAGACAGTAGATAGACAAAACAGGGAACTGATCAAGTATAACCTGAGCATCCTATGGTGACTGCATCCCTGCTGGTTGCAGCCCTATGGTCCTTTCTTTGACctaaaaatgagaaaaataataATGAACAACAATCTTTTGTAAGCCAGGGAAGCTATTTTGTTGATTTAAAGAAAGAGCGAGTAGAATATATGAAACGGTGAACCATATGACCTTCTGTGGGTTCATCTCTGGGAGCAGCTTTTCGATTCTTTCTTTGATCTTGCAAGAGAGAAGAAAATTGTAAATCACAAAATGCAGTACAAATAAGAGTTTTACTTTTCAATTTCCCTATATAGCTTCTTCCCTAAAACAGAGGCTCACATAGATGCATCATATCGGATATATACTAACCAGCTGTAGCAGTACTTTTGGATGTTGTTCCCCCCTTTTCCTCCGCAGCACGTGACTTGTTTTTCTTGGGTTGGGGTGGAAACACTGCTGGTAATGCTAGAATAACATTGTCGTAGTCAACCTTGTTCCTTTGCCGCTTTGTTTCACTGTGTGATGCCATCTGAACAAAAAAACTGTATTAGTcagtatatataatataatatagcCAGTGCCCATTGGACTCTAGAACTGTGATATTGCATGCCATGATTTCAATCAATTAGAATATACAAACATTAGTACTACATACTCGGCTTGTTATATGTTATAGATAAGCCAAATGTGTCCATCTCTTCTTTTCCAATAGGTTATTAATTCATCAAAATAAAAccaagaaaaaacaaacaagaaaGGGTCAAGAAACTGGGCCCTGGGTGTTGTTTGGAGGACATGTGAACTGGACCAAGGGCACATGTAATGGAGACACAATAGGCCATGCAGATCCAAGTACCATTAATCGAACTTATCATTTAGGCAGACAATGCGCGGGTCTCTCTTGGTTGTCAAGGAAGAGGGCTGGGTACGAGTCAAGAGATCAACCATGCATGTTGATGACGATGAACATAATGTTATCAGAACCGTAGCCGGCCACATAGACAGCCATTGAAGTTAGGCAATTAACCAGAGCATACCATACACCATGTTAGAGTATGTACATACAACTTTGGCGTAATGTGTGCTCCACCACTTCGTCAGTTTCATTTTGACTGCCAAGGTAATTCCTGTTTAGGGTAGTGCGTGCTCCACTTTGTTTGTAGTTGGAAGACTTGAAGGTGAAGAAAAAAAGATCGTAGGTCCTGATGGCCATCGCAAGTGACAATGTGCAGAGAGAGAATATTTTGAAGCACAACGCACAACGAAGTGACAGTCATGCATTGGATGCATAAATATAGAGAGATACGGCCATTTACACAAGGCATTGTAACACACCGATATACCATGAAGAGGATAAGCCTAATGTTTATCGTGGATAAATGCTTTCATCAATCAAATAATAAAAATGGCAGTTCTTACCGTACGTAGCTTTCTCAGAAAAAAAATGGCTCCTCGCAACcaaagaaagataaaaaatttggacggttgagtggagTGCCTAACTCCACATAAGTGCTCAAGGCATGCTTGAAGAGCCGAACACTAACAAAGTTATCCAACAGATTTTTAGGCCTGTCCAGCAAAATAACTTTTGGACGCTGGAATGGAGCAGCTGGCTGCACATGAACACTCCTTCCACGCTCCGACCAGAGGCACACACGAAACATGCAGTACATGTAATAAACGAACGCAAGTGTCTGGCCCAGATCGATCGATGCGGTTTACCAAGTTCCCTTCCCACTTCCCATTCACCCATTTTGACCGAACTGAGAGACTTCCAAACTATAGAAGGATCTCGCAAACCGCACCAACCCTACGAACCACACTGCGACGCAACCAAGATAGGTGGCTGCAAGTTTTTTTAAAAGCACAATGCACAACACGAAGTGTGACATGCATGCAAGGATAGAGAGATACAGCCATTTGCACAAGGAACTGTAACTCCGATATACCATGAAGAGAAGAAGACCAGCTCTTACCACGGATAAACACTTCCATTAATCAACTAATAAAAATaacttttcagaaaaaatattTCGACTTCTCGCAGAAAAAAAGGGATAAAACATTTTGACTGTTGATCatgagtggagtggagtgcctAACTCCACGTAAAGTGCTCAAGGCATGCTTGAAGAGTCGAACCAAGTTTCCAACAGATTTTTAGGCCTGTCCAACAACTTTTGGACGCTGGAGTGGAGGGCCTGGCTGCACATGCATGAACGATCCGTCCAGACGCACACACGAAACATACATGTAAACGATCGAAGGCAAGTGCCTGAACAAGATCGACATGCAAGTGCCTTTGCCACTTCCCAGTCAGGCGCCTCCAAACTGACTCCCAAACTAGAGCAACACCGCCGAGAACTTGCAAACCCTATATCGCAAACGCTACGAACCAGTACGGCGCTACCAAGCTAAGACAGGCGCTCCTGGGCGGCTGCAAATCGACGAGACGGTGCCCTACGAACCACTGAAATCTAGCAAGCCCTGCATCTCTTTTACCTGCGCCGCCGGTGATGGCCTGGGTGTCTAGATGCAACTTGACGCGCGCGGTGACGTCGGGGGCTtgcgctcgtcggcggcgggccCGACGGCGAAGCGATTCCTCGCGACCAGTCAGCGGCCAAGGACGAcgagcgcggccggccggcttgGGACTGCAGGGCGCGGTGGTTGGGGATTTCAGGTTGAAATTCCTCTCCGCTCCCTCTTTATCTTCCCCCTGGACTCATTTCCATCTCCTCCAGATTCCCAGAATGGCAGTCGAGGGAGATTCGAGCTGGAGTAATGAATTCAAATGATGGGTTTTGGAATCAAAATCGGTGAAACAAACAGCCTGCAGCTTCATGGAACCAGCAGTTTTTTGCTGGTACTCCGTTGTATATATGGGAATTTGTTTATTGCTCGCTCtgtgctggcaacctgggttaCTGGATACAGTACGTGTGGCGGTAGAGCAAGAATCACCctggattatttttttttcgcTGTCAGTAGATGATCTTGCATGAGTTGTAATTAAGCAATCATTTATTGTAGAATTGTGTTTGCAAATCTATCAGATCTCGAGTCCTCCTATCTCATGCATATGTTGATTTGATATTTTGAAGTCTTCCAGTTTTACTGTATCTTCCTTAATTTTCCTTTTTGATCAGAGAACATCTGCAATATTAATGAACATAATATACGGTCTTAATTGGAGGCTATATGTAGTATATATTTCTGCTTTTTCTGAGGTATGTTCATTTTCTCTACCCTTAAGGCCAGCTGAATTGAAATGGCCCTATTGGTAAAATAGTACACTCTTGGTGGTCCAGCATACAGCCATGTAGAAATTCTGTTGCTGTATGACACCTAGAGAAATTAATGGTATAGTATGTATAGAACTCTTAAATTTCCCATTATACTATTTGAAGCTTGTCTAATTTGATTGGTTACAATATTACCTTTTTGTTCATGTAGAATAATATAATGGATTGTTCAAACATTTGGTTTGTTTGAAACACCTGGAAATATATTGGAAAAATAAGGTGCAATAATATAATGTTTATATCCTATTTCAAGCGCATATGAGCAGCTCTAATAAATCTGgagagaaaataaatataatttaattgcAGATACATTTGTGTATATGCCACTGGGAGTTCGACGTGTTTTTCACATGCCATTCCAAACTTTTTATTTGTGCGTATGCCACTTCAATTTTATGTGTATATGTCAACGGCCAGTACGTAGCATATGCACCTAAGGAT
The genomic region above belongs to Setaria italica strain Yugu1 chromosome VI, Setaria_italica_v2.0, whole genome shotgun sequence and contains:
- the LOC101786629 gene encoding germin-like protein 8-5 — encoded protein: MAASSYFLLAAFFAIVISRAIASDPSPLQDFCVADMHSPVKVNGFVCKDPMAVNPDDFFKAANLDKPRDTMHSKVGSVVTLISALQLPGLNTLGISLARIDYAPLGQNPPHTHPRATEILTVLEGTLYVGFVTSNPNNTLFAKVLNKGDVFVFPQGLIHFQFNPDYHKPAVAIAALSSQNPGAITIANAVFGSKPPISDDVLAKAFQVQKGTIDWLQAQFWENNQN